AATGATTTAGTAGTAGTGACTAATTCTATGGATAACGCAATATCCGCATCTCAAAATGAAAATAATAAAGTATACTTGCTCGGCGGTTTTTTCCACTTCCATTCGCACGTGCTATCCGGTGAGCCCGTTTTAGATCAACTCAAACAATTTAATTTTGATTTTGCTTTTATTGGAGGGACAGGAATAACGGAAGCAGGTGTCTTTTACTCAGAACTTACAGATGTTTACATGAAACAAGAGATTATCAGAAATTCCGAAAAAGTATACTTATTAATGGATACTACCAAAGTTAATAAAAAGACTGCATTTAAAATTGATTTTTCTGGAATTGATGGCGTAATAACAGATGGGCCGTTACCAAAAAATTTAATGCAGCACCTTATTTCTAAAGAAGTGGAAGTTATATCATTGAAAGGATAGTGAAAGTAATGGCAATGATCAAAAACGTGAAAGTTTATCAGAAAAATGACGTAATGGATGTAACTGTTATTATAGAAAAAAATATAATAAAAGAAGTTTTACCGAGCGATAAATTTGCTCCTGAAAATTATTCAGAAGAGCAAATTTTTGATGGAAAGGGCCAACTGCTGATTCCAGGAATGATTGACGTTCATATTCATGGAGCTAATAATTACAATATGATGGATGGTTCAACAGAAAGCATTCAAGCCGTTTCTATGGCATGTGCAGAAACAGGATGTACTAGCTTTTTAGTTACATCGGTTAGTTCCTCTTTGGAAGACTTGATTCAAATGATTAAGCAAACAAAAAAAGTGATTGGAAAAGAGAAAGGCGCAAAAATTGCAGGAATTCATTTGGAAGGCCCCTACCTTAATATAGAAAAAAAAGGTATGCAAAACCCAGCATATTTAAGGCATCCTGATTTAAATGAAATGATACAAATTTTTGATGAAGCAGACGGTTTGATTAAAATGGTAACTATTGCTCCGGAATTGCCTGGTGGTATTGAACTAATTGAATTCTTGAAAAAAAGAGATGTCGTTGTTGCAATTGCGCACTCCAATGCAACTTATGAAGAGGCACAGAATGCTTTTGAAAAAGGGGCAAGCCACATTACTCACTGCTTCAATGCAATGCCGACAATCCATCATAGATCACCAGGACTCGTTACAGCAGCTTTGGAAAACGATTCGATTAGTGTTCAAACAATTGTAGACGGCGTACACCTTCACCCTGGAATTGTGCGTCTCATTCATAAAATTAAAGGACCAGATAAAGTCGTTCTTACTACTGACGCCCTTCAAGCTATGGGAGTTGGCGATGGCGCGTATATTTTTGGTGGTCATCAAGTAACTGTCAAGGAAGGAATAGCACGCTTAGAAGACGGAACCTTAGCTTCAAGTACCGTGACGATGAATAAATCTTTACGGTTAAGTACGGAGTTTGGTATTAACTTGCAAGATTCTATTCAAATGGCAACAAGTACGCCAGCAACTATTTTAGGAATGGAAAATTTGGGCCAAATTGAAGAAGGTTATATGGCTGACTTAGTTTTACTTGATAACAAATTTGAGGTTCTATGTACATGGATTAATGGTGAAAAATACTGAACCAATATGACTATCAGAGGAGTGGATTATAAAACATGTCATTTTTTAAACACGAAGGAATTGGCTTTAACTATGAAATACAAGGAGAGGGCATACCACTTTTGTTTCTTCATGGATTAGGTGATAATTTAGAATTTGCTTTTGAAACATTTAATAAAGACGAAAAAATTCAATTAATTTCAATGGATCAAAGAGGTCATGGGAAAAGCGGACATGACTCTAAAAAACTTAGCTACGATAGATTGGCAAGTGATGCTTTAGCGTTAATGGATTATTTAGGGATACAGCATTTTTATGTCGGTGGATTATCTATGGGCGCTGGTGTTGCATTGAATTTAGCAGTTCATGAGACAAATAGAGTGTCGGGGTTGATATTACTTAGGAGTTCTGCGACAGATGAGCCGATGAAAAAAGAAGTGATAGAATGGTTTAGAACAGTAAGTAACTATTTGCCGAAAAAAAACGGAAAACAGTTATTTGAACAGGATCCGATATTTCAATCTATAAAAGATACCTACCCTAAAGCAATTGATACTTTTGAGCGATATTTTGAAGATGAGGCCTCTGTTCATTACTATAAAAAATTTATTGATATACCTAAAGATAGTCCGATAAAAAACAAAAGTGAACTAACTAATTTAACCATTCCAGTCCTTATACTTTCCAATAAGCATGATGTGATTCATCCGATTGAATATAGTTTGTTTTATGAACGATATATTGAAAATTCCAGTTATTTTGAGCTCACACCTAAGACAGTTGATGCAGAGAAACATAAATTGGAAATAGATACCTATATTAAAACCTTTATTATAGGTATCCAAAAAACGGTGTATAAAAGTTAGTATAGCCGTGCGCAAAACTATATTTTAGTTGTACTCTCATAAAGAAATGAATAAGCAGAAATATTCTATATCCCACTTTAGAAATGGCTTTATACAATGATTTCTGCTTGTATTTTATTTTACAGGAGGATTAGAAACTATCGCTGTAATTTTGCCAGTTATTGCCCAAGTTTTCACTTCATTTGGTAAAATAAAATGGTCACCTTTTTTTATAGTTTGGTCTTTACCATCAATTGTAAGCACTGCTTCTCCATCTAAAATACTTACTAATGTGTACGGCGCTTTGGCTGTAAATTCAGCCGTACCATCCACTTCCCACTTGAAGACACTAAAGAAATCATTGGAAACAAAAGTGGTTTCTGTCAAACCGCCACGTGTTTCGGTTTGGATATCTAGTTTCACATCCACATGGGGAGCAGTTGTTACGTCGATTGCTTTATCTAAGTGCAATTCGCGCAAGTTTCCTTCTGCATCTTTACGATCATAATCATACACGCGATAAGTTGTATCAGAACTTTGTTGCGTTTCAAGCACTAAAGTTCCAGTACCCAGTGCATGAATCGTACCGCTTGGAACATAATAGAATTCGCCAGGTTTGATTGCTACTTTGCGAAGTAATTTGTCCCATTCACCATTTTTCGCCCAACTAGCAAATTCTTCCTTGCTAGCTGCTTTATGTCCATAAATCAATTCTGCGCCCGGAGCACAGTCAATGATATACCAGCATTCTGTTTTACCTAATTCGCCATTTTCGTGTGTTTTCGCATACTGGTCATTTGGATGTACTTGAACCGAAAGATCGGTATTTGCATCTAAAATCTTCGTTAAAAGTGGAAAAACAGCTTCTTTCGGATTTCCAAAAAGTGCTGGATTTTCTTTCCATAACTCTGCTAACGTTTTCCCTTTAAATTCGCCATTTTTAACTACAGAAGGACCATTTGGATGCGCGGAAATCGCCCAATCTTCTCCAGTAGTATCAGACGGAATATCATAACCAAAGTAATCATGTAATTTCGTTCCACCCCAAATTCGATCTTGGAAAACAGGGTTTAAAAATAGTGCTTCTGTCATTATCAACTTACCTCCATTCCAGCTTTTCTGCTGGGTTTTGTCTCTTAAAAGTATATACTACTAACCGGGAAGATGCTAGTTATTTCCCGCCTAAAAAGCCTCTTTCTTTTATTTGTTCTGTTAAATTTGGATAGTAAGGTTTATCATAAAATTTCGCTAGTCGTTCAGTATAAGAAACAAAACCTTCTCGTTCTGAAAATGGAATAATTTCTTTATCATAAGCTTCTAGTAAAGACCTCACATCCGTTTGATAAGTTTCCTCAAAATATACAGCTTCTTTGGGTAATCTTGGTTTGACTGGTACTTCAACATCTGGTACTCCAATACAAAGTCCGACTACAGGCATGACAAACTCCGGTAAACCTAGAAATTCAGAGGTAGCAGTAATATTCCTCCTTAATCCCCCAATACAAATCGTACCGTAGTCAAGTGATTCTGCTGCTGTCAACGCATTTTGCATGCTAAGGCCAATATCTGTCGCAGCAACCATAAGCAAATCTTCTTCGCCTGAAATAGCAAAACTTTTCTTATGCATCTCACTTGCCAATTTCACTCGGTAGAAGTCTGCCACGAAGCAAAGAAATACAGAACATTCCGCTATGTAGGCTTGGTTACCACATAGTTCTGCGATTTTATTTTTGCGAGCTTGGTCTTTAATCGCAATAATCGAATAATGTTGACCATTAATCCACGACGGAGCACTTTGAGCAGCACGAATAATTGCAGCTAATTTTTCTTCAGGTATGGTTACTCCTTGTTTATACTTGCGAAAAGAGCGATGCTTTCTAAGCAAAGTTAAAACATCATTCATATTTATGCCTCCCATTTTTTATTTCGTTAATTAAAGTATAGCTTGTTTTAAAGCAATTGTTAATGTTTTCCCTTGTATTTCGTGGAGATATTTTCTACACTTAAGTAGAAAGAGGTGAAAAGGCATGCGCCAACAACAAATTGACTTTAAATGGTTAGAAGAAAACTTTCTGACAGCAAATGAAGCAGCTGCGTTTTTAGGTATATCGAAGCAAGCGCTCCTTTCCCTAGCAAAACGTAATGTGCTTCCCTTTACCAAAAAAGGTAATATGGTTCTCTTTCACCGGATTGATATTGAACTTCGCCTTGAGAAACAACAAAGTTTACGCAAAAAATATCGTCCATTTGAAGCCTAGATTCACAAACAGCGAAGCAGACGAACAAAGTCTGATATGGTACACTTTAGTTAGTGATATTCTAAACAAGGAGTGATACATAGTGAATGAAGCAGTAAAAACATTAGATGGTTGGTTTTGTCTCCATGATTTTCGTTCGGTTGATTGGGCAGCTTGGCGTGAGTTAAATCCAACTAATCAAGAATTGATGTTGAATGAGTTAAGTCATTTTTTAAGTGATATGGAAATTACGAAAAATATCGGTGAAGGGGAACACACAATTTATAGTATCCTTGGTCAAAAAGCAGATCTTGTTTTTTTCACTTTACGCGATTCGCTTGAAACGTTAAATGAAGTCGAAAACAAGTTTAATAAATTAGCTATTGCCGATTACTTATTACCAACTTATTCCTACATATCTGTTGTCGAATTAAGTAATTATCTGGCTTCTCATATGGCTGGAGGCGAAGATCCTTATCAAAACAAAGGTGTGCGTGCTAGACTTTATCCAGCTCTGCCTCCTAAAAAACACATCTGTTTTTATCCAATGAGCAAAAAACGCGATGGTGCTGATAATTGGTATATGCTTCCAATGAATGAACGCCAACAATTGATTCGTGACCATGGCATGATTGGTCGCTCTTACGCTGGTAAAGTACAACAAATTATCGGTGGTTCAATTGGTTTTGATGACTATGAATGGGGTGTCACTTTATTTTCTGACGACGCACTGGAATTTAAACGAATCGTTACAGAAATGCGTTTTGACGAAGCAAGCGCGCGATATGCAGAATTTGGTTCTTTCTTTATCGGAAACCTGTTACCTTCCGAAAATCTATCTAAACTATTTACCATTTAATAAGCAAAAACTGGAATTTCTTGAAACCAATCTTTTTTTATGCAGATTTGTTTTCAAGATTTCCAGTTTTTTTCATTAAACTAACAATTTTGTAAGGATAATTACTACAATTGTCATTCGAGACGATGGAACCGTGTAATTTTTATCGGTAGAATGATACATATACTTAAAAGAATTTAGTTTATCTAAGGAGCGAAAATAATGGAAACAGTTTTACAAGCAAAAAATGTTCGAAAGATTTATGGAATTAAAGGAAATGTCTATACTGCACTTGAAAATATCAGTATTGATATTAAAAAAGGAGAATTCACTGGTATTATGGGGCCTTCTGGGGCAGGGAAATCTACCTTGCTAAATGTGTTATCAACTATTGATAAACCTACTTCTGGTGAGATTATGATTTCCGGACAAGCACTTGAAAACATGGATGAACAACAAATGTCTATGTTCCGCCGTAATAAGTTAGGATTTATTTTTCAAGACTACAATCTCTTGGATACACTCACGATTCGTGAAAATATTATTCTTCCATTAGCACTTGCTAAACAACCTGTAAAAGAAATCGAAGCCAAACTCGTTGTTATTAGTGAAAAATTTGGCATCATAGATATTCTTGATAAATATCCTAGTGAAGTATCTGGGGGACAAAAACAACGTACAGCCGCTTCCCGTGCAATTATTACTTCCCCAAGTTTGATTTTTGCCGATGAACCAACTGGAGCATTAGATTCTAAATCTGCTACCAACTTACTGGAAAGTTTACGTGATTTAAATGAACAAGACAATGCGACAATTATGATGGTTACCCATGATGCTTTCGCCGCTAGTTTTTGTAAACGAATTTTATTTATTAAAGACGGCGAATTATATACCGAAATTTATCGTGGAACAAAAACGCGTAAGGAGTTCTTCCAGAAAATTCTAGACGTCCTTGCTAAACTGGGAGGCGACGCTGATGACGTTATTTGATTTAGCTAAAAAAAATATTCGCCACAATTTTGTCCATTACTTTCTATACTTTGCTTCGATGATTTTTAGTATTATGATTTATTTTACCTTTCTCGTTCTTTCTAAAGACCCCGCCGTTGTTGAACGAATTGATAAATCCACCAAATTATCCACCGCATTTTCCACATCATCTGTAATCTTACTTATTTTTGTAGCTATCTTCATTCTCTACTCAAATAATTTCTTCACTAGAAAACGTAAAAAAGAAATCGGCCTTTACTCTTTACTTGGTTTGCGTAAAAAAGAAATTGGACGGATGCTGTTTTACGAAAATTTCTTAATGGGACTTGGTGCACTAGTAATTGGTATTTTAGCAGGAACATTACTTTCTAAAATATTTGTTACTATTTTGCTGAACTTAATTAATATTGGAAATATTGGTGGCTTTGCTTTTTCATGGGAAGCTGTCATTCAAACAAGTATTGTCTTTTTAATCATCACTTTGTTCACATCGTTTTCAGGTTATCGAATCATCTATCGTACTACTTTACTTGATTTATTCCATTCTGAAGCGAAACGCGAAAAAAGCCCAAAACCATCATTAATTTTGGCGCTACTTTCGTTAATATTTATTGCGCTTGGCTATACTATCGCTGGGCAACCACTTGAATCAAAAGGATCCATCTGGGTAAAACTCGGCTTGCCAATTGGCTCACTCGTTATTTTAGCTTCTGTTATTGTAGGAACAGCTCTCTTCATTACATTCTTCCTACCATATTTACTGGCAAAACTGCGAAAAAATAAAAAGCTTTTTTATAAAGGTAGCAATATTATCTCTACATCACAATTAACATTCCGAATCTCATCCAATGCTAAAACGTTAATTGTTATTTCTATTCTTAGTGCTACAACACTTTCTGTTATTGGTACAATCAGCAGCATTTACTATCAAGCAAATAAATCTGCAAGTACAACTGCACCATCTAGTTTTGAATATGTCATTCCAAAAGATGCTTCTAACAATGAAAAAATTATCCAAACAGCTGGAAGCGACCCGGAACACCCAATAGAATATCAACAAGAAAGTACTTATTATATTGTTCCAGCCAAGGAATCTAACCCAGATTTTATTGAATATAATATTAACGAAGGTTTCCCAGTTATTTCAGAATCTAATTATAATACCCTTGTGAAAAAGCAAGGAAACAACGAAAAGGCTGCCAATCTAAAAGAAAACCAAGCTCAAATGGTTCTCTCATTCATGTATGATGAACGTTCTAAAAAAGAAATGATTGGCGAAAAATATACATTAATGACAGCTGGAAATCCAACAGTTCAAATCAAATCTGTTGTGCAAGACTCTCCACTTGGCACCGTTCAAGGATTACTTGTTTTACCAGACAGTCAAATAAAAAAAATCGCATCTGACAAACATAATAAACCAGTTAAGCTTGAATCCATATCTGTCCAAAATGCAAAAAAAGCACAAGAATTAGCTGGAAAAGTACAGGCTGTGACTCCAAAAGATAGTATGCTTCTTTCTTATAGCACCACTTATCAAGGAATCATTACCATCACAGGTGTCCTTCTCTTCATCGGAATGTTCATCGGTTTTGTCTTCTTAGCGGCAACAGGAAGCATCATTTACTTCAAACAATTAACGGAAGCTTACAATGACATCGGTACATTTGATATCCTACAAAAAATCGGGCTTAACCGAAAAGACATTCGAAAAACACTTGCTAAGCAGTTGCTAGTAGTCTTCTTAATTCCGTTAGTTATCGGTATTTTGCATAGTAGTTTTGCGCTAGTTGGCCTTTCTCATATGTTAGGTCTAGATTTAACGATGCCAGTTATCATCTCCACTGGAATTTACACACTGATGTATATTGTCTACTATTTCCTTACTTTAAATAGTTACACAAACATAGTTGTAGGTAAAAAACAGTAAACAGTATAATAAAAAATAGAAAAGCAGGAATCATTGTGTCAAGCCATTTCGAAAAGTGACTTTATACAAGGTTCCTGCTTATTTTTATTTCGTATCTGAGTCGGTTATTTTTTAGCGATATAAGCAAATATGCTAGAAATAAAAGCCGAAGCACCCATCAGAAATTGCATTCCAAACACTTGCCGTTCGTTACTGCCAAATGTAATCGATAAATTATCTTTAGCGAAATCAATCCAATTTGTCACGGATAGATAATTCGTAAATAAAATGAAAGCTGCTCCCATTAGTATTCCGATTAATAAAAAAGATACTTTTCGCCAAGAGAGGAGTGTTACAATCGTAAATACAATCGCCATAAAGCAAGCGAAGTATGCATCTAGAGGCATCGTAAATAGATAACCCTCTTTTATGCTATCTGAATGGAGTTGTTTAAAAATAGTGATTGCTGCATACACAGAAGTTACTGCACCAATCAGCGAGAAAAATCCTGCTGTATAACGCCATTTGGTCTTCCAACTCTGGTCTGCTTTTACTTCTCGTATAGGGATTTTTGGTGCAATAAGTAATAGTATTAAGATGAGTAGACCCGTGATAAACAGTAAGGTACCCGACCACTCGAATGGTGCATTTTTTTTAATTTCCGCTAATACTCTAATTTGATAGTAGTAAACAGAAAAACCTTGGAACAATGTAAAGCAAAGAACGACGATCAAACTAATAAGCCAAAGCTGTTCTTTTCTTATAAAACTAATTCCTATGATAAAAAGTCCTAATCCAAATAATAGTATCACCCAATAATTCCAGACGATGACAAAATTATTCTCTTCCGCACTAAAATAACCTACCAATACACTAACAAAACTATAAAGCTGTGTAACTCCTAGTGCAATCAGCAAACTACCACATATTCCTCTTAATTTTTCAGGCAATTTTCCCACTTCCCTTCCTATTTGTTGCCTACCATGTTAATCTAAAAATGAGGTGATAAAAATGCACTGGACAATCTGGGACAAAAGCAAGCCTTCACCGCTTGAACTTCTTCTAGAAGCCGATCCTAGCGAAACACAAATTACTCAATATCTAGATAAATCTACTGTTTTCGAGTTAAAAGATGACGAAAAAACAATGGGTGTTGTTTGCTTATTACCAATAAATAACCATCAAATAGAGATTATGAATATCGCTGTTTTGGAATCTATCAGGAATAATGGCCTTGGAAAGAAACTTTTAGAAAAAGCTTTTGACTTTGCTAATTCCTATCATTTTACTGAACTAATCGTTAAAACTGGTAATTCGAGTATTAATCAGCTTGCCTTCTATCAAAAAAATGGTTTTCGAATCCAAAAAATTGTTCCTAATTATTTTTCGGAACAGTATCCAAACCAAGCTATTATCGAAAATGGCATACCTTGCTTAGACCAAATTATTTTATTAAAAGAAATAAAATCCTGATGACATGTATCATCAGGATTTTTTGTTTTCTAGTTAGTCATTAAGCGCCATTTCAGCACGAACAACTGCTGAAATACGTTCACAATATTCATCTGTTTTTTCTTTTGTTGCTGCTTCTACCATAACTCTGACAAGCGGTTCTGTTCCAGATGGGCGAACAAGTACACGACCATTTCCAGCCATTTCAGTTTCTACCTCGCTGATGACTTTACTTACTTTTGGATTATCAGTTACATGGTTTTTATCACTAACGCGAATATTTTCAAGTTTTTGTGGGAAAGTTTTCATTTCAGAAGCCAGTTCCGACAATTTTTTCCCTGTTGCTTTCATAACATTAATTAGTTGGATTCCGGATAAAAGACCATCACCAGTTGTATTATGATCCAAGAAAATAATATGACCGGATTGCTCCCCACCAAGATTATAGTTACCTTCACGCATTGCTTCCACTACATAACGATCTCCAACAGCCGTTTGTACATCCTCAATGTTAAGTTCTTTTAAACCTTTGTAAAAACCAAGATTACTCATGACAGTGGAAACAATCGTGTTGCTATTTAAAAGACCTTGTTCGCGTAGATATTTCGCACAAATGAACATAATTTTGTCTCCATCGACAATTTGGCCAATTTCGTCAATCGCAATTACTCGGTCTCCATCACCATCAAAAGCTAAACCAACATCCGCTTTTTTTTCTAAAACAAAAGCAGCTAGGGCTTCTGGATGTGTTGAACCAACACCATCATTGATATTCAGTCCATTTGGAGATGCTCCCATCGAACTTATATCTGCATCTAGATCTGCAAATAAATGTGTTGCAAGTCCAGAAGTGGCTCCATTAGCACAATCTAATGCGATATGATAACCATTAAAGTCATTTTCAATTGTTTGTTTTAAGTATTGAATATATTTTTGTTTACCTTCAAAATAATCGCTAACGGTTCCTAAACCTTCGCCACTAGGACGTGGTAGTGTATCTTCTGCGGTATCTAAAAGTTGTTCAATTTCTTCTTCTTGGTCATCAGAAAGTTTAAAGCCATCTGAACCGAAGAACTTAATCCCGTTATCATCTACTGGATTGTGACTAGCTGAAATCATCACACTTGCAGATGCTCCTTGTGCTTTTGTTAAATAAGCTACTCCTGGAGTTGAAATGACCCCTAAACGCATTACTTCTATCCCAACTGACACAAGACCAGCGATTAAAGCGGATTCAAGCATTTCACCGGAGATTCGTGTATCCCGAGCAACAAGCACACGCGGATGTTCACCTACATGGCGAGTTAATACATAACCACCCATTCGACCTAATCGGAATGCAAGTTCTGGTGTTAATTCTGAGTTCGCTACCCCTCTAACTCCATCCGTACCAAAATATTTACCCATTTTATTACTCTCCTTCTAAGTCATTCATTATCTAAATGATTTTTGTTTATCGTTTTAGTTTTTACTTTTTCCAAATTCCGGTTTTATCTACTTACTTTCGACCATATACCTGTTATTATACCTTTTTTAAGAAAAAATTTCATCCTTCTGCAGTAAAATCCCTATTTTATTCTATGTAAAAGCGCAAAAGGAGGAGTATGAGACTCTATATCTCATACTCCTTATTCTTATGTGTTTTTCGATGGAACCGTATTTTGTGCTTCTTTTTCTGTAATTATAAAGTCAGCTGATATTGGATTAATAACATACGCGACATTATCAGGCAAACCATTTAGTTCTAGCGGAACCGAGAAGTCCCCTGTTTTGCCTTTACTTAAGTTAGCAATAACGCTCAAATCTTTTACAGTAACATTATCCACAACTTTTTTCTCACCAGTAATAGTTACCGAGACTTTACCGTTTGCTGGTGTAATCATTTGTGCGTCTAAGGTGTTTTTTAAACCACTCATGTACACTTGCATATTGGAGAAAGACTTAGATACTTTAGAATTGGTGTCGCTATCCCCTCGATCATCTGTCGCTGTCTTGTTGGAGTCCGAATCATTTTTATCTTCTGAGGTGCTTGATTCGCTATTTGCTTCAGACTTTTTTACAGTTTTTATTTTAACCTCAATTGTCGTTGGTTGAACTGATTTTGCTCCATTTGGGACCGGAACAGTCACTTCTTTAACGGTATCCGCTTTTATTTTAGTTACATCGATTGGGATTTCTATTTCTTTAATTTTATCAAGGACCGCATCATCGCCGACCACAACAACTTCTGACTTATCAGGCGTCATGCTAGAGATTTCAATATCGCTCTCTGGTGTTCCTTCTTGTTTAATTTTAACTGGGACGGATTTCCCCACTTTCTCAACGGGAACAGTGACTTCGACTTCTTGTGGACTAACCTCTACATCTAATTTATTCAAATTGCTATCAAATACAGAAACAGTTGCTTTATCGGTGAATTCCGATTTATGCTTCCCGTCATCTTCCAAAGTGGCTTTCACATAGGCGATTTGCTCAATGGTATCTTTTGCGCCTGTGATAGATACTTTTTTAGGATCAATGACCGGTGTTCCTGCTTGATATCCATCCGCAATGACTGATTTACTTAATTCAACATCAACAGAGAATTTTTTCGTCACTTTTTCTTGCACATTGACGTTTACTGAAGCTGGATCCACTTTTACTTTGAGTCTATCTGAGACGTCTTTTACTTGTAGTTTCACTTCTTGTGTCCCAATCGACGCATTTTTCAAATCTGCGTAAACAGTGAAATCTTGCTGTGCTTTAGCCGATTGGACAATACTTCTTGGTCCAGAAATGGTCACTGTGACTGTCTCTGGAACGCCAGAAATGTATAAATTCGTTTTATCATAATAAACTTTTACAGGTACGTTTTCGATTACTTCTGTATCACTTGAGGCACTAGTTGAAAAGCTAGTTGTATCTTTATTGCTTGCGTTGACTGATGTGAAAAGGATGGCTGCAAGTAATAAAGCTATAATCCGAATCGACCACTTGTTATTTAAAATTCGATCCATCATTCGCTTTTGCCTCCTTTCCATTTAGAAAAGATAGAAGGTTTTTTAACGGTCACTGTGACTAGTTCTCTTAGAAGAATTTTATGTAATTCTTCTTCGGAAACATCACGGAAAAGTTCTCCGCCTTTCGTTAATGAAATTCCGCCTGTTTCTTCGGAGACAACAATCGTGATACTATCTGTCACTTCACTAATCCCAAGTGCAGCCCGGTGACGTGTCCCAAGTTCTTTGGATAAGAATGGACTATCAGAAAGCGGTAAATAACTTGCCGCCGATGCGATTTCATTTCCTTTAATAATTACAGCTCCATCATGAAGCGGTGTATTTGGAATAAAAATATTAATTAATAGCT
The nucleotide sequence above comes from Listeria ivanovii subsp. londoniensis. Encoded proteins:
- a CDS encoding ABC transporter permease, whose amino-acid sequence is MTLFDLAKKNIRHNFVHYFLYFASMIFSIMIYFTFLVLSKDPAVVERIDKSTKLSTAFSTSSVILLIFVAIFILYSNNFFTRKRKKEIGLYSLLGLRKKEIGRMLFYENFLMGLGALVIGILAGTLLSKIFVTILLNLINIGNIGGFAFSWEAVIQTSIVFLIITLFTSFSGYRIIYRTTLLDLFHSEAKREKSPKPSLILALLSLIFIALGYTIAGQPLESKGSIWVKLGLPIGSLVILASVIVGTALFITFFLPYLLAKLRKNKKLFYKGSNIISTSQLTFRISSNAKTLIVISILSATTLSVIGTISSIYYQANKSASTTAPSSFEYVIPKDASNNEKIIQTAGSDPEHPIEYQQESTYYIVPAKESNPDFIEYNINEGFPVISESNYNTLVKKQGNNEKAANLKENQAQMVLSFMYDERSKKEMIGEKYTLMTAGNPTVQIKSVVQDSPLGTVQGLLVLPDSQIKKIASDKHNKPVKLESISVQNAKKAQELAGKVQAVTPKDSMLLSYSTTYQGIITITGVLLFIGMFIGFVFLAATGSIIYFKQLTEAYNDIGTFDILQKIGLNRKDIRKTLAKQLLVVFLIPLVIGILHSSFALVGLSHMLGLDLTMPVIISTGIYTLMYIVYYFLTLNSYTNIVVGKKQ
- a CDS encoding GNAT family N-acetyltransferase, with the protein product MHWTIWDKSKPSPLELLLEADPSETQITQYLDKSTVFELKDDEKTMGVVCLLPINNHQIEIMNIAVLESIRNNGLGKKLLEKAFDFANSYHFTELIVKTGNSSINQLAFYQKNGFRIQKIVPNYFSEQYPNQAIIENGIPCLDQIILLKEIKS
- the glmM gene encoding phosphoglucosamine mutase, giving the protein MGKYFGTDGVRGVANSELTPELAFRLGRMGGYVLTRHVGEHPRVLVARDTRISGEMLESALIAGLVSVGIEVMRLGVISTPGVAYLTKAQGASASVMISASHNPVDDNGIKFFGSDGFKLSDDQEEEIEQLLDTAEDTLPRPSGEGLGTVSDYFEGKQKYIQYLKQTIENDFNGYHIALDCANGATSGLATHLFADLDADISSMGASPNGLNINDGVGSTHPEALAAFVLEKKADVGLAFDGDGDRVIAIDEIGQIVDGDKIMFICAKYLREQGLLNSNTIVSTVMSNLGFYKGLKELNIEDVQTAVGDRYVVEAMREGNYNLGGEQSGHIIFLDHNTTGDGLLSGIQLINVMKATGKKLSELASEMKTFPQKLENIRVSDKNHVTDNPKVSKVISEVETEMAGNGRVLVRPSGTEPLVRVMVEAATKEKTDEYCERISAVVRAEMALND
- a CDS encoding YbbR-like domain-containing protein, with amino-acid sequence MDRILNNKWSIRIIALLLAAILFTSVNASNKDTTSFSTSASSDTEVIENVPVKVYYDKTNLYISGVPETVTVTISGPRSIVQSAKAQQDFTVYADLKNASIGTQEVKLQVKDVSDRLKVKVDPASVNVNVQEKVTKKFSVDVELSKSVIADGYQAGTPVIDPKKVSITGAKDTIEQIAYVKATLEDDGKHKSEFTDKATVSVFDSNLNKLDVEVSPQEVEVTVPVEKVGKSVPVKIKQEGTPESDIEISSMTPDKSEVVVVGDDAVLDKIKEIEIPIDVTKIKADTVKEVTVPVPNGAKSVQPTTIEVKIKTVKKSEANSESSTSEDKNDSDSNKTATDDRGDSDTNSKVSKSFSNMQVYMSGLKNTLDAQMITPANGKVSVTITGEKKVVDNVTVKDLSVIANLSKGKTGDFSVPLELNGLPDNVAYVINPISADFIITEKEAQNTVPSKNT